The following coding sequences are from one Nitrospinota bacterium window:
- a CDS encoding YhcH/YjgK/YiaL family protein gives MIFDTPQNASRYFSNNSLFRRGIAFIEKALAEGIADGRHDLDGDACYAMVQRYETAPAAGKRPETHLRYADIQAVIEGEEIIEWLPAAGLVIDTPYVEENDIAFYRDVPGATPLTMRPGLFAVFYPGDAHKPGCAGAVPAAVRKIVVKVLL, from the coding sequence ATGATATTCGACACGCCGCAAAACGCCTCCCGTTATTTTTCCAACAATTCACTGTTCCGGCGGGGGATCGCTTTCATCGAAAAGGCGCTGGCGGAAGGGATCGCCGACGGCCGCCATGATTTGGATGGCGACGCCTGTTACGCGATGGTGCAACGGTATGAAACCGCCCCCGCCGCCGGGAAACGCCCCGAAACCCATCTCCGTTACGCCGATATCCAGGCGGTGATCGAGGGGGAGGAGATTATCGAGTGGCTTCCCGCTGCCGGGTTGGTGATCGACACGCCATATGTGGAGGAAAACGATATCGCTTTTTACCGTGATGTTCCCGGCGCCACGCCGCTGACCATGCGCCCGGGCCTTTTCGCGGTGTTCTATCCGGGGGACGCCCACAAACCGGGCTGTGCCGGCGCCGTCCCCGCCGCCGTCCGCAAGATCGTGGTGAAAGTGCTCTTGTAA